A section of the Leptospira kobayashii genome encodes:
- a CDS encoding circularly permuted type 2 ATP-grasp protein, with translation MMTQDPYVLTNNYRPLPGVYDELMDEDGNVRKKYKFIVKSFQELGPGELINRRRDADRILRENGVTYNTYQSNSPEAKERPWNLDLFPLVMESDEWRLLERGLNQRADLLDSFLRDIYSKRRVLFEKKIPAEILMNSSSFLRACDGMYESNHFLAKNPALLFFVCDMIRGADGNFYVLNDRVQAPSGSGYSLENRIVLSRIFPSMYRDAMVHRVAVYFRSLRKSLNQLAGVSGREPVVVLLTPGPGNETYFEHAYLSGYLGYTLVQGEDLTVRKNKVYMKTVEGLQQVDLILRRVDDLFMDPLELKGDSLLGVPGLLESIRSGNVKIANPIGSSFLENRALLPFYNDLCKFYLGEDLILPMAPTYWLGNKQHESLVMQSPEKYVFKTVSRDDEEEPVTFLELSGERKDNFLTKLKHTPKRFIAQEMIASATVPVLSENGFRPGRAIMRTFVTSSGNGYQTMAGGLVRVSQSLDDFFVTSQRGAWSKDLWVLASEMQKEETLLVPKSDQVSISRKSSGVPSRVADSLFWLARYMERSENQARIFREATFKVLQIEENYEKEAIFNVLRLVTHVTNSFPGFLGDDAEDLFVQPFGELQKLASDKSIVGGLAFNIKSLVQASKSVRDRLSEDMKKNMLNLEDNLAQQIQTYDSLIDFLHKVILNLSSLTGLSFENMSREAGWYFLELGRRLERSVNLIITLQGMIRWEGYDNKSSFENLLSINDIRITYNRRYRGRIDQESVLDILLFDTTNPRSLAYQLEQINLCLKYLPGKEEKQTYSEDRAALQLYTEFKMKDISILFGSAEPLTNITVWLEELHKHLRHLSDAITVRYFSYAEEQTRIGDGNG, from the coding sequence ATGATGACTCAGGATCCGTACGTACTCACAAATAACTATCGTCCATTACCAGGCGTCTACGACGAGTTAATGGATGAAGACGGTAATGTTCGTAAGAAATATAAGTTCATCGTTAAGTCTTTTCAAGAACTTGGTCCCGGAGAACTGATCAATCGTAGAAGGGATGCCGATCGCATTTTGCGGGAGAACGGAGTCACTTACAATACGTATCAGTCGAATTCTCCGGAAGCAAAGGAAAGACCTTGGAATTTGGATCTATTTCCTTTGGTAATGGAAAGCGATGAATGGCGTTTATTGGAACGTGGCTTAAACCAAAGAGCGGATTTACTCGATAGTTTTTTGCGTGATATCTATTCCAAAAGACGGGTGTTATTCGAAAAGAAAATTCCCGCTGAAATTTTAATGAACTCTTCCTCTTTCCTTCGTGCTTGCGACGGAATGTACGAATCCAATCATTTTTTAGCGAAAAATCCGGCACTTTTGTTTTTTGTATGCGATATGATCCGAGGTGCCGACGGAAATTTTTATGTATTGAACGATCGTGTGCAGGCACCGTCTGGCTCCGGTTATTCGCTTGAAAATCGAATCGTATTGTCCCGTATTTTTCCAAGTATGTACAGAGATGCAATGGTGCATCGCGTGGCTGTATATTTTCGTTCTCTTCGCAAATCACTCAACCAACTAGCAGGTGTTTCTGGGAGAGAGCCGGTTGTAGTTTTATTAACTCCCGGTCCGGGCAACGAAACTTATTTCGAACATGCTTATTTATCTGGTTATTTGGGTTACACTTTGGTCCAAGGGGAAGATTTAACCGTTAGAAAAAACAAAGTATATATGAAAACCGTGGAAGGACTGCAACAAGTGGATCTGATCTTACGGAGAGTGGACGACTTGTTTATGGATCCACTCGAATTGAAAGGAGATTCCCTTTTGGGAGTTCCGGGACTTTTGGAATCGATTCGTTCCGGAAACGTAAAAATCGCCAATCCGATCGGATCTTCCTTTTTGGAAAATAGAGCATTACTTCCTTTTTATAATGATCTTTGTAAGTTTTATCTGGGAGAAGATTTGATTTTGCCTATGGCACCGACCTATTGGTTGGGAAATAAACAACATGAATCCTTGGTTATGCAGTCTCCCGAAAAGTACGTTTTCAAAACCGTTTCCAGAGACGATGAAGAAGAGCCGGTTACTTTTCTGGAACTCAGCGGAGAGAGAAAAGATAATTTTTTAACAAAATTAAAACATACTCCTAAACGTTTTATCGCTCAGGAAATGATAGCTTCTGCGACGGTTCCCGTTCTTTCAGAAAACGGATTTCGCCCAGGCCGGGCGATTATGCGAACATTTGTTACATCTTCAGGTAATGGGTATCAGACGATGGCAGGCGGTCTGGTTCGGGTATCCCAATCTCTGGATGATTTTTTTGTAACCAGCCAAAGAGGAGCTTGGAGCAAGGATTTATGGGTGCTTGCTTCCGAGATGCAAAAAGAAGAAACCCTTCTTGTTCCCAAATCGGACCAGGTTTCCATTTCCAGAAAAAGTTCGGGAGTTCCCAGTCGTGTGGCAGACAGTTTGTTCTGGCTCGCACGTTATATGGAACGTTCTGAAAACCAGGCCCGCATTTTCAGAGAAGCGACTTTTAAAGTGCTTCAGATCGAAGAGAATTATGAAAAAGAAGCGATATTCAATGTTTTGCGTCTTGTAACACATGTTACAAATTCGTTCCCAGGATTCTTGGGTGATGATGCTGAAGATCTGTTTGTACAACCGTTCGGAGAATTGCAAAAACTAGCTTCGGACAAATCGATTGTGGGTGGTCTCGCGTTCAATATTAAAAGTCTGGTTCAGGCATCGAAGTCGGTAAGGGATCGGCTTTCCGAGGACATGAAGAAAAACATGCTCAACTTGGAAGATAATTTGGCACAACAGATCCAAACATACGATTCTCTGATTGATTTTCTTCATAAAGTGATTCTCAATCTATCGTCTCTTACCGGTCTTTCTTTTGAAAATATGAGTCGTGAAGCCGGTTGGTATTTCCTTGAACTCGGCCGCAGATTGGAAAGATCGGTCAATCTGATCATTACGTTGCAAGGAATGATCCGTTGGGAAGGTTATGATAACAAATCTTCCTTTGAAAATCTACTGAGCATTAATGATATTCGTATTACATACAATAGGCGATATCGTGGTAGAATCGACCAGGAATCCGTTTTGGACATCCTACTCTTTGATACTACAAATCCAAGGTCTCTCGCTTATCAATTGGAGCAGATCAATCTTTGTTTGAAATATCTTCCCGGAAAAGAAGAAAAACAAACTTATTCCGAAGACAGAGCGGCGTTACAGCTTTATACTGAGTTCAAAATGAAAGACATATCCATTCTGTTCGGATCTGCGGAACCACTTACCAATATCACGGTTTGGTTGGAAGAATTGCATAAACATTTGAGACATCTTTCCGATGCGATTACTGTACGTTACTTTAGTTATGCGGAAGAACAGACCCGAATCGGAGACGGAAATGGCTGA